Below is a genomic region from Zea mays cultivar B73 chromosome 9, Zm-B73-REFERENCE-NAM-5.0, whole genome shotgun sequence.
TTCTAGGTTTCCTGTTCTaaagtttttttattttttttaaaatcCAAGCATAAAGTTCCCAAAATGGTGCCCTTGAGTCACTCAAGTGGTTTTATATTCCTCACAAACCCATAGCCATACTTTTCCTACAACTAAAGTTCTATGTGGAGTTCAAGGTAGGAATAATGTTGGCTTACCTATGTCATGTGTGTTGTTAAGTCAAAAATTGGTCCTAGCGAAGTTTGTGATGCCTCTTGTCCCGATCAAAGGAGAATGGATTGTGGATGTGGACAAACACGGTCATTTTGGATGAGACTCCATATTTTGCTGAATCCCCTTTCTTGAAACTTTAATATATTTGAGTACATGGAGTTTTTTCTTTGAAGAACTCCATGTGTCCTTTTTACAAGGAAATTTTGGGGAAACAAAGAATGATGGAGTATTTATTTTGAAAGGCCATATTTGTGGATGGGTATGTAGATGATGGGTATAACAGTAGAATGTGTGGCAAAGGGGAACGCTCACATCTAGTATAGAATTAAGCATGACCTGACAATGAGGACATTTTGACCTAGACTTGAAGTGTCACTACCTCATAAGGACTCAGATTTGAACAAAACTCAACACAACTATGGGCACCGTATGTAGAGGTTTAACATGTAAGCATTTGGCTCTAGCTAGGTGTTTTAAACCACTAAAGTACTTTCTCATTTTTAGATTTTTGAAATATAAAACTTTGAGAATTTACCTTAGTAAGATCAGGACGGGTTAGACCCAAATTTTGCTAATATCACACCTTCACAACAACTTAGACTTGGTTTAGAAGCACCTGCTCCCACAAGGTTGTAGCTTAAATGTAGGATCATTACTTATCCTAGTGAGTTCATATTTTAGGATTGTATCAAGTTGCATACAAAACACTTTAAGAAATTCAACAAAGCAACTATTCATCATTTCCATTAAGCAAGGCTATAAAAAATTCTAGCATTATAGCTTTGAGTGAGGTTATTCATACTTTTTGTTGTTTTTAGATTATGCAATTTTTTATAGTTTTTATATAATATTAAAAGTTTTGTTTTTATCTAAATtttaattttattattatttttaagtATATATatgtttttatttttatttgaagAAAGCAAATACGTTTGGTGTCATGGCGATATGATCTAAGATATAGAAGTGGAGTTCTGGACATTCAGGGTTCTTACGTGCACCAACCTTTTGGTGTGATGTTGGACTTGACGCCAACATCATCAGGAGCTTTACCTCCTGCTTCCCCAAGCAGAAGGAGCTCTAATGGCTCGCTGCTAATGTGCTTTTTCCTTATGGAATTTCACCATCTCCCTTTTGTGTTGATGGTAGCATGTGACCAAATTTTTTTTATCAAAGCTATGATGTTGTAAATTTTTGGCTCTGGTGGTGTCATTTTGGCCTTAGGCTTCAAAGTGCAATGTGGAGCTTGGCATATGAAGGTTTACATACCTGGTTGCACTATTCGACTCTTGGTCAGAAAGCGAACAACTCCAATTTGCTATTGATGTGGATGTCGACATTTCTAGTACTAACATCACTATTTGCATTGACAGTGTTCAGAATTACCTACTCATGGATAAGTAGTGTCTTCATGTCGAGCTCCATATCATGTACTACAAAATCCATAGAGATGAGGAAGTCCTTGATTTTCACTAGAATATCCTCTACTTCTGGATTGCGGACTAATTGGTGTGCCAACTGCACACATATGGCCGTCGAAGCAAGTGTGGCATGAGGTAGCTTTACACAGGCCACCTTAGGCATTACACTGACATTTCCTTTGAGGTCACATAGGGCTTGTGATAGATGCGAGGCATGATCTTCCGTGAGGTAGGATAACTTGAGTGGGTGGAGATCTAGATGTTGATGATCTAAGGCTCAGAGCAAAGGGATCCTCACAATAACTACACCACCAATCCATTAGTTATCACCcatgacacacgagtgacctcgccaAGAAGGCTTATCCCTACAAGTGCAATCaataacacaagcaagaacacaacCAAGACTGTATTAATTACgaggtggggtctcacaaaccgatgaacgaTGACACTGTTCGGTGATAGAATGAATCTAAGCAAAACACAACCCTAATGGTGGTGGCGGCTGCTGATAATATAGGGTTTAGGGGCGTGCAAGTCCCCTGGACGCACTCCTAATGTGCTCCAAAACGATACACGAGCCAACAACCCAACAGATGGTGTCACAACACCGAAACAGAATCTGCACGCTGACTTGTTTCAACGATTCTTGTTGATTACGAATGAATTTTAAGTTGGGGTCGGTTGGGTTGGAAAGCTTATCTCGTTagctttccatccatataaagtCCGGCCCAATCGGAGTTTGGATGCATCCTGAGGGTCTGTTTTAGTGTAGAATGGTCCTAGACAATAAGGTAGAGACAGAGTTGAGTCGAACTTGACTCTCTCTTGTTGTGAACATCCTAGCTTCTCCTCCTTGACatattggcctttcccaagtccttgttgttcctctccaaggttcctaattatCAAAACATCCATGACACCAAGCGTAAGCTATAAAACATAATTGACTAGGTTAGAACGAAcctagagatttagctgtcgtgcatgtGCTCGTGTTATCAGTCCATGCATTATAtgtatgggagtgatgtcctcatcagcctGGTTGAATTGTTGTGCCCCAATTGAAACTAGAATAGTAGGATTGCCTGAGTCCTTCTAAGGAGGCTCATTAAGTTTAGCAGTGCTACACGCTTTGGTAAGGTGAATCTCCTTCTCCGACGATAATGGTTTCTTATTGAGGATGTCGTCAACAGTATTACCAAATTCTTTGTCTTTAGTAGGCTTCCTCTGTTGCTGAGGGATTGGGAGCATTATAGTGTCATAGATGTCATTGGGCGATGACCTCAGTGTCTCCTTCCTCAGCGGCGGTtgtgtctcctcctcctccttttCTTGCATGGGTGACCTATCCTACTGCTTCCATGAACTACTAAAATGTGGGGGCCCTAAGTGGACCTACCACCCTTAGTAGCGACATCATTTAAACTTCCTACTCCTTTTGGGATATGGAAATGAGTAGCTAGATCCATGTGTGGGTCTCACCTTAGAAGGCGACCCTAAATTTAAAACCTAGCGTTCACACCTTAAAATTTTCATAAAGCTAATTGAACTTCATTGGAAATAGCACAGAACCAAAGAATGATAATCAATTAGTTTGTGTGGAACGGTGTAGATAGATTCATGACCACACTTTAAAAAGCACGCCCTCAAAACTAAAACCTCACATTCACATCTTAAAATTTTCACGAAATTAACTAAGATTTGATGGAAATGACTTAGTTCGACAATTGGTTAAAATGTATGAAATATTTTAAGAAGATTAACACGTGGACCATAACTTAAAAGCTAGGCCACATGAATGCCTAGCGTGATCAGAGAGGCGTTTTTGAGAACCCATTCTAAACCACTTCTCAGCAAATCCACACCAACATGCCTCATTTAGATCTAAAACCAATTCCCACCCATCTAAACAACACCGATCTCAATACCCACCCCATAAAACCCATTTCAACCATGCATATTAGTAGTCCTACATCTATTTGGCTAATGCAAACTTTAACCTAATTCAACATCTAAGACGACCGTATTTATATACATCAAGAAAATTATGGATCCACATTATCATATTGCAATCTACAACAAGTGATTCCTTTCACGTATGGTCTTAGCACATGGGTCTTATCCAGTGATCAAAATTTGAAGATGTGTGCCTAGCCTATCTTATATGCACACAACCCTTATATGTCATGAAAGGCTAGGTGCatgtttgtttgagattataatctacctagattatataatcacttagttcaaaataagttagattatataatctaggtagattataatcctaaacaaacaaacaaacactaAGCATATTCTCGACAAACTTAGACAATTATTATTTGACTTTAGATTCTGTTTGTTTACCCtcgagattatataatccaatttAAATAAGTTAAGAGGTAAACAAACAACACATATTATTGGATGGATTATACAATCTAGATACCTAGATTATTATTATCCATAAACATATCATTAGATACTTATATAATCCtataagttagattatataatattGGAATGAAACAAACATATCCTTATATAATCTTATAAGGTGGAATGAAACAAACATAGCCTTATATAATCTTATAAGGTCGATTAAATAATCCAGTTTATAGATTATATAAGCATCTAACCTGCTTATAGATTATCAATTTAATATAATCTAGATATCTAGATTGTATAATTTAAATAATAATTTATATTGTTTATTTaccatttaatttatttaaactgaATTATATAATCTCGAGGGTAAATAAACAAGGCCTTAGACTCACACACTCCCTGTCCTGTTTGTGTCAACCTAGAAGATTAACGCCCATAACGTGGAACAAAAAGCAACCACAAGCACAAGTCCAAGAGCAAGAGGCATGGTttcaaaaaataaaataaaaataaacccaAGGGTTGGCAACGTACACGATACACCTACAGACTTTGAACTGGGGTCGATCCGCAAAACGGCCAAGGAATAGGAAAGCTACCCTGCTCGTCCCCACCATCGCCGGTCCACGACACGCACGCACAGAGCACCACACCACCGCCACGGCGCCTGCCCCTGTCCTGCTACTTCCGCACCCGGCTCGGCTGCTTCCTCCCCCTCCCACTCCACTCCGCGTTTTCAAAAATCAAAACCCCAGCCGGAACAGCGAAACCCCTTCCACCATAGCCCGTAGGAAACGGAGCAGCGGTTGCGGTTTCTCTCTCCGTCGCTCTCACCGCTCGCCGCCGTCTCCGTATCCGGTCCGCAAGGCGGGCCTGGCGTCAAGGTCCTCCGCTCCGTCCCCTTCACTCGCGACCGGAGTCCCCTCTTCGTTGGTTCGCCAATCTACTTCGTCGGCCCACCCCTTTTCCCCCGATCGATCTCTCCTCGCTAAGCGAACTATCTTGACCTCCCTCCCTCGTGCGAGATTAGCCAGTAGAAAGTTCCCCGCTTTTCATCCAGGCACACTTCCACCACCTCGCTTTGCTGCTTCACTGCTTGCTTCTGTTGGGCGGAGTGCTAATAGGACGGCACGGGAGTCAAGATTCCTCCTCCTTAACCTGCCCTTTCGTGTTGCCGTTGTTGGTGGTTTGGTTTGTGATTGCGGTGGCGCTGGAGTTGCGGTGTGTGTGAAGCGAGGGATCCGAGATTCTTGTGGATTCTGTTCTACTTTTCGATTGCTGCTGATTCTCTCTCCCGTGCGACGGCACAAGCGGCGGTGTGGGGAGAGCATCCGCCGTTGCCCGGCCTTGGAGGGCCCCGGTCCGTCTATGGAACTTGCCGCCCCGGTGCCACGCCCCGGCCCGGAACTGAAGTGCTCAGCAAGGCGCTTCTTGCCTGCCACTCTCACGCTGCTGGTGCCTACTGTGGCAGTCCCCTGTTTGGTTCCCGCTCCTCACTGACCGGCTACGGGGCTGCGATAATGGTGCCTCAGATGGTGCTGCTCCTTTGCTGCTGTCTCCTGGCGTTCCCGCCACATGGTACTGATATTTTTCCTTTATTGATGATACATATTCAGTTCCGTGATTTAGCGTTGTCGTGTTCAATTGGCGACAATTGCAATAGATGCCGTTACCATGTACTTTTGTTATACTGAAATTTGATTGGTGGTGTTTGTTGCCTCCTGGCGTTCCCGCCACATGGTACTGATATTTTTCCTTTATGATGATACATATTCAGTTCCGTGATTTAGCGTTGTCGTGTTCAATTGGCGACAATTGCAATAGATGCCGTTACCATGTACTTTTGTTATACTGAAATTTGATTGGTGGTGTTTGTTGCCTCCTGGCGTTCCTGCCACATGGTACTGATATTTTTCCTTTATGATGATACATATTCAGTTCCGTGATTTAGCGTTGTCGTGTTCAATTGGCGACAATTGCAATAGATGCCGTTACCATGTACTTTTGTTATACTGAAATTTGATTGGTGGTGTTTGTTGTGACTAGGTCCGTTAGTCGTTGAGGCTTTTGTAGGCGGTTATGGAGTAAACTATGGGAGAATAGCAAACAACATCCCTTCCCCTGACAAAGTGGTGGAGCTCCTGAGGAGAGCAAAGATAAGGAATGTTAAGATATACGACTCTGACCACAGCGTTCTCGATGCGTTCAAAGGGTCTGGGATCAATCTGGTCATCGCAATCCCCAATGAGCTCGTCAAGGATATGGCTGCAAACACGAGCCGTTCAATGGACTGGCTAAATCAAAATGTGCAGCCTTATCTCCCTCAGACGCGCATCGTTGGGATCACTGTGGGAAATGAGGTGCTCGGAGGCCAAGATCAAAGCTTGTATCAGCCACTTGTTGATGCTGTGAAGAATGTGTATGATGGGCTCAAGAGGCTCCACTTGGAGAGAAAAATTGAGCTTTTCACACCTCATTCGGAAGCTGTTTTTGCTACTTCTTATCCACCCTCCGCATGTGTGTTCAAGGAGGAACTCATGCCATACATGAAACCTCTTCTCGACTTCTTTGCAATGATTGGCTCACCTTTCTATGTCAACGCATACCCCTTTTTGGCTTACATAAGTGATCCTGAACATATCGATATCAATTATGCTCTCTTTAAACCCAACAAAGGAATAATTGATCCAAATAATAGCCTGCACTATGACAATATGTTTGATGCTCAGGTAGATGCAGCTTATGCTGCTCTACATGCTGCTGGTTATGATAACATGGAGGTTCGGGTGGCAGAGACTGGTTGGGCTTCTAGTGGGGATCAAAATGAGGCAGGAGCTTCATCTGAGAATGCAAGGACGTACAATTTCAATCTTCGTAAACGGCTATTTCTGAGGACCGGAACTCCTCTGAAGCCAAAGAGACCAGTCAAAGCGTATATATTTGCGTTGTTTAATGAGAATCAGAAGCCTGGAGCTGGCTCTGAGAGGCATTATGGGCTGTTCCTTCCTGATGGAAGGATTTCATATGACATCGGTGTCTCAGGTCTACTACCTTCATCTGCATCCTCATCCGTGCTGTCCATTAAGGTAAGCAATGAATTCTTTCCCTTTTAGGTTATGCCGCTGATTCTGTAATCAAGTGTCGGTATTTATTGTTGATTCTCATTAGATGACTGCTGACTTAGACTGAAATGTAAATGAGTCTGCCCAGTTGTGGAGCCATATTTTCATACCCGACATTTGGGATGGTAATGTTAGGATGTTAGTTAATGAACAACATA
It encodes:
- the LOC100192039 gene encoding putative O-glycosyl hydrolase family 17 protein precursor, which produces MVPQMVLLLCCCLLAFPPHGPLVVEAFVGGYGVNYGRIANNIPSPDKVVELLRRAKIRNVKIYDSDHSVLDAFKGSGINLVIAIPNELVKDMAANTSRSMDWLNQNVQPYLPQTRIVGITVGNEVLGGQDQSLYQPLVDAVKNVYDGLKRLHLERKIELFTPHSEAVFATSYPPSACVFKEELMPYMKPLLDFFAMIGSPFYVNAYPFLAYISDPEHIDINYALFKPNKGIIDPNNSLHYDNMFDAQVDAAYAALHAAGYDNMEVRVAETGWASSGDQNEAGASSENARTYNFNLRKRLFLRTGTPLKPKRPVKAYIFALFNENQKPGAGSERHYGLFLPDGRISYDIGVSGLLPSSASSSVLSIKNVQAGGWILQHWATVLLCSFHFLRAIVT